A section of the Falco biarmicus isolate bFalBia1 chromosome 3, bFalBia1.pri, whole genome shotgun sequence genome encodes:
- the MTDH gene encoding protein LYRIC, producing the protein MAAGSWQESAAQQAEEAAARVRDVLSGGLGLLRAELGLELGLDPQGLPTWLALVVPAALGLGLLGLLLAVACGGGLRKKPARGAAERKGDEAAVAGLTAGGGQGKAAGPGPGQLHLKGDEQKKRNKKKLPEKTARPNGRSFLDVSEDEVIQTVRKENVKQPVDTEKKNEKSKKKKKSKGDAKTVQDMSRQDGKEVDEGAWETKISNREKRQQRKRDKVLTDSGSGESNLQGVENTVSVSIEQLMPTPSLPVGLRKNKGDVLLNAQVSSSKPAKGESSIPQVSPGLSESHTVNGGSWNEKSVKISSQIGVGEEKWTSVPSTAAGKRKTETLAWGQDAGDANGNGKDWGVTLVGRPWKERSLFTPIAAWNVDARINTSEQNSTTFSSFGLTPGVSGSNSESVSQAGASDFQWDLSHAQPPVDDEWSGLNGLSSADPSSDWNAPAEEWGNWVDEEKVASVPQPEEIPDVQKTSDNEREKAEPILQSSTSGKSKKKKKKKKKQGEEANSPAQDTEELDREAGEEFREDTSKVQPQQEIAFSLKTMSTSEPAKPEEAPSLAVSTEPSVIVSQSDSDKMASQVPQMLQETDVSSPNIKQNSVPPPQTKSEESWESPKQVKKKKKARRET; encoded by the exons ATGGCTGCGGGGAGCTGGCAGGAGTCGGCGGCCCAGCAGGCCGAGGAGGCGGCGGCCCGGGTGCGGGACGTCCTGTCGGGCGGCCTGGGCCTGCTGCGCGCCGAGCTGGGCCTCGAGCTGGGCCTCGACCCGCAGGGCCTGCCCACCTGGCTCGCCCTGGTGGTCCCGGccgcgctggggctggggctgctggggctgctgctggccgtgGCCTGCGGAGGCGGCCTCCGTAAGAAGCCAGCTCGGGGCGCGGCGGAGAGGAAGGGTGACGAGGCGGCCGTTGCGGGCCTGACAGCCGGCGGGGGCCAGGGCAaggcggcgggcccgggccccgGGCAGCTGCACCTGAAGGGCGACGAGCAGAAAAAGCGAAACAAGAAGAAGCTGCCGGAGAAAACGGCGCGG CCCAATGGACGGTCTTTCCTTGATGTATCTGAGGATGAAGTAATACAAACTGTTcgtaaagaaaatgtaaagcagCCTGTGgacacagaaaagaagaatgaaaag tcaaagaaaaaaaagaaatccaaggGAGATGCTAAAACGGTTCAGGATATGTCACGTCAAGATGGAAAGGAAGTTGATGAAG GAGCCTGGGAAACGAAAATCAGTAACAGGGAGAAGCGACAGCAGCGTAAGCGAGACAAGGTGCTGACCGACAGTGGCTCAGGAGAATCAAATCTCCAAGGGgtggaaaatacagtttctgtaTCCATTGAACAACTGATGCCTACGCCATCGCTTCCAGTTGgcctcagaaaaaataaag GTGATGTACTTCTGAATGCACAGGTTAGCAGCTCTAAACCTGCAAAAGGGGAGTCATCAATTCCACAAG TTTCTCCAGGATTGAGTGAAAGCCATACAGTAAATGGAGGAAGCTGGAACGAGAAGTCTGTAAAAATCTCCTCACAGATTGGTGTAGGGGAGGAGAAATGGACATCTGTTCCTTCAactgcagctgggaagaggaagacTGAGACATTGGCTTGGGGCCAGGATGCTGGAGATGCtaatggaaatggaaaggaCTGGGGTGTAACCCTGGTGGGCAGGCCCTGGAAAGAGCGTTCTTTGTTCACTCCTATTG CTGCTTGGAATGTGGATGCAAGGATTAATACCTCTGAACAGAATTCTACTACTTTCTCTTCATTTGGATTAACTCCTGGAGTTTCTG GATCCAACAGTGAATCAGTCTCTCAGGCTGGTGCTTCGGATTTTCAGTGGGATTTAAGTCATGCTCAACCCCCTGTTGATGACGAATGGTCTGGGTTAA ACGGACTTTCTTCAGCTGATCCCAGCTCTGATTGGAATGCACCAGCAGAAGAGTGGGGAAACTGGGTAGATGAAGAAAAAGTTGCTTCTGTTCCTCAGCCTGAAGAGATACCTGATGTTCAGAAG ACTTCAgataatgaaagagaaaaagcagaaccaATACTTCAGAGTTCTACAAGTGGCAAgtccaagaaaaagaagaagaaaaagaagaagcagGGTGAGGAAGCTAACTCTCCTGCACAG GACACTGAAGAACTGGATAGAGAAGCTGGAGAGGAGTTTCGGGAGGATACCTCAAAAGTTCAGCCACAGCAGGAAAtagctttttctctgaagacCATGAGTACTAGTGAACCAGCTAAG CCTGAGGAGGCTCCTTCACTTGCTGTTTCTACTGAGCCATCTGTAATTGTATCACAGAGCGATTCTGACAAGATGGCTTCCCAAGTGCCACAGATGCTGCAAGAGACAGATGTTTCTAGTCCCAATATTAAGCAAAACAGTGTGCCTCCTCCACAGA caaagtCTGAAGAAAGCTGGGAATCCCCCAAACaagttaaaaagaagaaaaaagcaagaagggaAACGTGA